From a single Paenibacillus sp. FSL R5-0345 genomic region:
- a CDS encoding YqzM family protein codes for MDVNAQVRDPREHINEEPRNDLGDLMNGFFGMTAFMTVVFFGMVIIKFISE; via the coding sequence ATGGATGTCAACGCGCAAGTACGGGACCCACGAGAACACATCAACGAAGAACCCCGCAATGATCTAGGCGATTTAATGAATGGATTTTTCGGAATGACTGCATTTATGACCGTTGTCTTTTTCGGCATGGTCATCATTAAGTTCATTTCGGAGTAA